A genomic region of Phragmites australis chromosome 2, lpPhrAust1.1, whole genome shotgun sequence contains the following coding sequences:
- the LOC133909272 gene encoding probable magnesium transporter NIPA6, with product MSPDATDAAAAAAAGDLFAANLKGSLLAVASSAFIGVSFIVKKKGLRRAGAAGTRAGVGGYGYLLEPLWWVGMVTMLVGEIANFVAYMFAPAVLVTPLGALSIIVSAVLAHFILNEKLHRVGVLGCGLCIVGSTMIILHAPQERTPGSVEQIWNLATQPTFLCYAAVAVAVSLFLILYCSPRYGQTNIMVYVGICSVVGSLTVMSIKAVGIAIKLTIEGMNQAGCFQTWLFAVVSATCIVIQLVYLNKALDTFNTAVVSPIYYAMFTTLTILASAIMFKDWSGQRASNIASEICGFLTVLAGTVVLHSTRDPDQTVSADMYTPLPPKIYWHIQGNGDIGKQKEDDSLTCEFITVVRQDYFV from the exons ATGAGCCCCGACGCGAcggatgccgccgccgccgccgccgccggcgacctcTTCGCCGCCAACCTCAAGGGCTCgctcctcgccgtcgcctcTTCCGCGTTCATCGGCGTCAGCTTCATCGTCAAGAAGAAAGGTCtccgccgcgccggcgccgcgggcACCCGAGCAG GTGTCGGAGGGTATGGCTACCTCTTGGAGCCGCTCTGGTGGGTAGGGATGGTCACCA TGCTTGTCGGGGAAATTGCCAATTTCGTGGCTTACATGTTTGCGCCGGCCGTCCTCGTCACACCACTGGGCGCGCTCAGCATTATCGTCAG TGCTGTTCTAGCCCATTTCATACTGAATGAGAAGTTGCATCGGGTGGGCGTGCTGGGCTGTGGTCTCTGCATTGTTGGGTCCACAATGATCATCCTCCATGCTCCCCAAGAGAGGACCCCTGGTTCAGTGGAACAGATTTGGAACTTGGCAACACAACCTA CCTTCCTTTGCTATGCTGCCGTAGCAGTGGCAGTATCACTGTTTCTGATTCTATATTGCTCTCCGCGGTATGGACAGACGAACATAATGGTCTATGTTGGGATTTGCTCGGTGGTTGGATCCCTGACG GTAATGAGCATCAAGGCTGTGGGCATTGCCATCAAGCTTACAATTGAGGGCATGAACCAGGCCGGCTGTTTCCAGACATGGTTATTTGCAGTGGTTTCAGCAACATGTATAGTTATTCAATTAGTTTACCTGAACAAG GCACTGGATACTTTCAATACAGCAGTTGTCTCTCCCATCTACTATGCCATGTTTACAACCCTCACCATCTTAGCAAGTGCCATAATGTTCAAG GACTGGTCTGGGCAGAGAGCAAGCAACATCGCATCTGAAATTTGTGGATTTCTTACAGTTCTTGCTGGTACTGTCGTGCTACATTCGACTAGAGATCCTGATCAAACTGTATCAGCAG ACATGTATACACCACTCCCTCCAAAAATATATTGGCACATCCAAGGAAATGGCGATATTGGGAAACAAAAAGAGGATGACTCCCTTACATGTGAATTCATCACTGTTGTGCGGCAAGACTACTTTGTGTAG
- the LOC133909271 gene encoding uncharacterized protein LOC133909271 yields the protein MDAPGELQCVGRLEVAAPPPARYLRVGSLPVPTDSSVSLPALLPSPSPIGAPRYQMLPLETDLNTLPMIPNIPEKVFPNDAKSTEGLRYDNGFVNQNLSRKCEALAVSGLAEYGDEIDVIAPTDILKQIFKIPYSKSQVSIAVNRIGDTLILNTGPDVDEGEKIFRRQNNHPKGSDPSILLNFAMHSVRAEACDCPPSHQPSQEKQTASTVFCGPFSHREGSFDSPSSSSFSTSPYLDQNVSQSRKTSHGTHESLYLGARENKQKVKGPDPIKKPTHVGEKTRCEVQESEKSKRVGNNGFRKVCFWQFHNFHMLLGSDLLIFSNEKYVAVSLHLWDISRQVTPLNWLEAWLDNVMASVPELAICYHENGVVQGYELLKNDDIFLLKGVSDDGTPAFHPQVVQQNGLAVLRFLQDNCKQDPGAYWLYKGAEEDVIQLYDLSILPEKHTAVDHRSPCSPMSSFINKGRRESLFSLGTLLYRVAHRMSLSKVLSNRAKCAKFFRKCLDFLSEQDHLVVRACAHEQFARLILRCYEELELTSESFMIESEVTLTDLDDDSPELNLENLPSKENDVLPEIGKNEPATLDNMLECSQSESSGTTNSLVEPNHVDSDSASSVTKEDVSADSLVMCQAGTSQISKTIADAISSKLAAIHHISQAIKSLRWNRQLQNTQEGRADSADTIWERSVNFSLCRCGDVDCIELCDIREWLPKSKMDHKLWKLVLLLGESYLALGEAYKNDGQLQRTLKVVELACLVYGSMPKHLDGDEFISSMSNNSLSREDVDLKTKFVLDEANYCKNTECFSYEISSQRLPPNYLFWAKAWMLVGDVYAEYHRLGGLQAKEVPEQKSHGEVRMSNEVAMEVKRLKRKLGKDKQNCGTCSLINCSCQSDRASSGSSASSSRPGASTLYGRKKNKKSLGRSIHSQSRGTNESPNAQEAMQQGSEKKQHSVNDTCLGNLSGSNDDVDHYNHGMKNQSANAGGVPDKSYEGVSSAKGGGIFKFLGGPKPGDIEYNLSCAIHCYGAAKGASFTFPVHSAETSTILKKRGWAFNELGRCRLEIRDLGSAEISFADAIRAFQEVCDHTNVILINCNLGHGRRALAEELVSKIDEFQKYDLPEGAYMQSIKSAKSEYFQAINYYSAAKRQLTYVNNEVDEVLYNEVYTQYAHTYLRLGMFLARESFLTDSYEGGLVNESSNRTVLEISASDAFREALSTYESLGEHRKQEAAFGHFQLACYQRDLCLKFLDLIDKEVKQKNEDKYRQKSKWYGSLAEKNWQKALEFYGPKTHPTMFLNILMAQSAISINLSDSFHSSAMLEAALAHLLEGRHVVEANEDYSSDVDLDIKPKFWSQLQSLLKSMLAAALPSSSRTGRLVSVGQASTSNRGEPSKLKEMYRLSLKSSSLGQLHALHKLWVS from the exons ATGGACGCGCCGGGCGAGCTGCAGTGCGTGGGCCGGCTGGAGgttgccgcgccgccgccggcgcgctACCTCCGCGTGGGCTCCCTCCCCGTCCCCACCGACTCCTCCGTCTCCCTCCCCGCCCTCCTCCCTTCCCCGTCCCC GATTGGAGCTCCAAGGTATCAAATGCTTCCATTGGAGACTGATCTCAACACGCTTCCCATGATTCCAAACATCCCAGAGAAGGTTTTTCCAAATGACGCAAAGAGTACTGAAG GATTACGGTATGACAATGGATTTGTCAACCAGAACTTATCAAGGAAGTGTGAAGCACTAGCTGTGTCAGGCCTAGCGGAATATGGTGATGAAATAGATGTGATTGCCCCAACTGATATTCTGAAGCAGATTTTCAAAATACCATACTCCAAGTCACAAGTATCCATTGCTGTGAACCGTATTGGAGATACTCTCATTCTAAACACAGG GCCTGATGTTGATGAAGGTGAGAAGATATTCAGAAGACAAAATAACCACCCTAAAGGATCTGATCCATCAATTCTTCTGAATTTTGCAATGCACTCAGTGCGAGCAGAGGCTTGTGATTGCCCCCCAAGTCATCAACCTTCACAGGAGAAGCAAACAGCATCCACTGTTTTCTGTGGACCCTTTAGTCATAGGGAGGGTTCTTTTGATTCGCCATCATCATCTAGTTTTAGCACATCGCCTTATCTGGATCAGAATGTCAGTCAAAGTAGAAAAACGTCGCATGGTACTCATGAAAGCCTGTACTTGGGAGCAAGAGAAAATAAGCAAAAAGTCAAAGGACCTGATCCTATCAAAAAACCCACTCATGTTGGTGAAAAAACCAGATGCGAGGTGCAAGAATCTGAGAAGAGCAAGAGAGTGGGAAACAATGGATTTCGGAAGGTTTGCTTTTGGCAATTTCACAATTTCCATATGCTTTTGGGCAGTGACTTGCTTATATTTAGCAATGAGAAATATGTTGCTGTCAGCTTGCACCTTTGGGATATTTCAAGACAG GTTACTCCATTGAACTGGCTTGAAGCTTGGCTTGACAATGTAATGGCAAGTGTGCCAGAATTGGCCATATGTTATCATGAGAATGGTGTTGTTCAAGGTTATGAGCTTCTGAAAAATGATGATATATTTCTACTTAAGGGTGTCTCAGATGATGGTACACCTGCATTTCATCCGCAGGTTGTCCAGCAAAATGGCCTCGCTGTCCTGAGGTTCCTTCAGGATAATTGTAAACAAGACCCTGGTGCATATTGG CTGTACAAAGGTGCTGAAGAAGATGTCATACAGTTGTATGATCTGTCTATCTTACCTGAAAAACATACAGCTGTTGATCATAGATCTCCGTGCAGTCCTATGTCATCTTTCATAAACAAGGGGAGAAGGGAGTCATTGTTCTCTCTGGGCACACTCCTCTATCGTGTTGCTCACAGGATGTCCTTATCAAAG GTGCTTAGTAATAGAGCCAAATGTGCAAAATTCTTCAGGAAATGTTTGGACTTCCTCAGTGAGCAGGATCACCTG GTTGTCCGGGCATGTGCGCACGAACAGTTTGCAAGGCTCATCCTTAGATGCTACGAGGAGTTGGAATTGACATCTGAATCATTTATGATTGAGTCGGAAGTTACCCTCACTGATTTGGATGATGATTCTCCAGAGTTGAACCTCGAGAATTTACCATCAAAGGAAAATGATGTATTGCCAGAGATTGGCAAGAATGAGCCAGCAACGTTAGATAATATGTTGGAATGCTCACAGTCAGAATCTTCTGGTACAACAAATAGTTTAGTGGAACCAAACCATGTTGATAGTGATTCAGCATCTTCAGTTACAAAAGAAGATGTTTCTGCAGATAGTTTGGTAATGTGTCAGGCTGGGACCTCACAGATATCAAAAACAATTGCCGATGCAATCTCCTCTAAGTTGGCTGCTAtacatcacatatcacaagctATCAAATCCCTCAGATGGAATCGACAGCTGCAGAACACTCAGGAAGGTCGTGCCGACAGTGCAGATACCATTTGGGAGAGATCAGTCAACTTTTCTTTATGCCGGTGTGGTGATGTTGACTGCATCGAACTCTGTGACATCAGGGAGTGGCTGCCAAAATCGAAAATGGATCATAAATTGTGGAAACTTGTTCTTTTGCTTGGGGAATCTTATTTGGCACTTGGAGAGGCATACAAGAATGATGGGCAGCTTCAGCGCACCCTTAAAGTTGTTGAATTAGCTTGTTTGGTATATGGGTCTATGCCTAAACATCTTGATGGTGATGAGTTCATCTCATCCATGTCCAACAATTCATTGAGTCGTGAAGATGTTGATCTAAAAACCAAATTCGTACTTGATGAGGCAAACTACTGCAAGAACACCGAATGCTTCAGTTACGAAATTTCTTCTCAACGGTTGCCTCCAAATTATTTATTTTGGGCAAAGGCATGGATGCTTGTTGGTGACGTCTATGCAGAATATCACAGATTGGGTGGTCTTCAAGCAAAGGAGGTACCAGAACAAAAGTCTCATGGTGAAGTTAGAATGTCAAATGAAGTTGCAATGGAGGTCAAACGCCTTAAGAGAAAACTGGGAAAGGATAAGCAGAATTGCGGCACATGCTCTCTGATAAACTGTAGCTGCCAAAGTGATAGGGCAAGTAGTGGCAGCAGTGCAAGCAGCAGTAGACCTGGGGCCTCTACATTATATGGtcgaaagaaaaacaaaaaatcactTGGCAGGAGCATTCATTCACAATCTAGAGGAACTAATGAGAGCCCTAATGCACAGGAAGCTATGCAGCAAGGCTCTGAAAAAAAGCAGCACAGTGTGAATGATACTTGTCTTGGAAACCTCTCAGGATCAAATGATGATGTTGATCATTACAATCATGGCATGAAAAATCAGTCAGCAAATGCCGGTGGGGTTCCTGATAAATCTTATGAAGGTGTTTCCAGTGCGAAGGGTGGTGGTATCTTCAAATTCCTTGGTGGTCCCAAACCAGGAGATATTGAGTACAACTTGTCTTGTGCCATTCACTGCTATGGTGCAGCTAAGGGAGCATCGTTTACATTTCCTGTGCATTCAGCAGAAACGTCCACCATTCTTAAGAAAAGAGGTTGGGCATTTAACGAACTGGGCCGTTGTAGACTTGAGATTAGAGATCTGGGTAGTGCTGAGATTTCTTTTGCTGATGCTATTAGAGCATTTCAAGAGGTCTGTGACCACACAAATGTTATATTGATCAACTGTAACTTAGGTCATGGTAGAAGAGCCTTAGCAGAGGAATTGGTGTCAAAGATAGATGAATTTCAGAAGTATGATCTTCCTGAAGGTGCATATATGCAATCCATTAAGTCAGCCAAGTCAGAATATTTTCAGGCAATAAACTACTATTCAGCAGCTAAGAGGCAACTGACATATGTTAATAATGAGGTCGATGAAGTACTGTACAATGAGGTTTACACACAGTATGCCCATACGTACCTGAGGCTTGGAATGTTTTTGGCAAGGGAAAGCTTCTTAACTGACAGTTATGAAGGTGGACTTGTCAATGAATCATCTAATAGAACAGTTCTTGAGATTTCAGCAAGCGATGCTTTTCGGGAGGCTTTGTCCACATATGAATCCCTTGGTGAGCATCGCAAACAGGAAGCTGCTTTTGGTCATTTTCAGCTCGCTTGTTATCAGAGAGATCTGTGCTTAAAGTTCCTAGATTTAATTGACAAAGAGGTGAAACAGAAGAATGAGGATAAATATCGTCAGAAAAGCAAGTGGTATGGTTCACTAGCAGAGAAGAACTGGCAGAAGGCTTTAGAATTTTATGGTCCAAAGACACATCCTACTATGTTTCTTAACATCCTTATGGCGCAATCTGCCATTTCTATTAACCTTTCTGATTCCTTCCACTCAAGTGCG ATGCTTGAAGCTGCGCTGGCTCACTTGTTGGAAGGCCGCCATGTGGTTGAAGCAAACGAAGACTACTCCAGCGATGTGGATCTGGATATAAAGCCGAAGTTCTGGAGCCAGTTGCAGAGCCTGTTGAAGAGCATGTTGGCGGCAGCACTACCTAGCAGTAGCCGCACAGGCAGACTAGTTTCTGTCGGCCAGGCTAGCACCAGCAACAGAGGGGAACCTTCTAAACTGAAAGAGATGTATCGTCTGTCTCTCAAATCTTCCTCTCTGGGCCAGCTGCATGCGTTGCACAAGCTTTGGGTCTCTTAA